In Hymenobacter volaticus, the genomic window GAGCTAGAGCGCTGGCCGGCAGCGGATAAGCAGCAGCTTCAGCAGCTTACACAAGCCAACAACCGCCTTAAAAAGCTGCGCTACCAGCAGCTCACTATGCAGTCAACCCAAATTGACCGGTATGATACTGCGCAAGATTCGCTGTTGACGATATTACGCACTATGACCTCTCGCCCCGACGGCCCCGCCCCTAGCAGCACCGTCCTGAATACGCTAGACACCATTGGCCAGTACGATGGACAAGTGGTTGGGTATCGGGTGAAATATGATCAGGCCGCCAAAAAATTCAACAATTACGTCCAGCTTCACCAGGCCGAGTTGCAAAGCTTAGGGGGTAGGTACAAGCAACTAGCTCCTCTCCCGCTCTTCGAGTTGCCAGAATAAGAGAAGCAGCTATCCAAAAAAGCCCCGTTCAATTATCACTTGAATGGGGCTTTTTCATTTTAATGGACTGACTATCAGCAATGAGTAAGTTTATTGAAAATAATATGCAACCGATAGGCATTTCACTAGCTCTTCCTAATACAGCCAGTGGTCTTCTGTGCCACTGGTGTTGGTTGAGTTGGTTGTGGAAAGGCGACCGGAAATTTCCGGCCGCTTTTTTACTCCTCTTTTCTCTGACTATCAGTTATTTATAGCTTTTATTATTTGTTGCCTATCCATCTGGTCAGGATATTTGGGGTAAAACGGTACGGATTGCCGCTGTAATCCTGACCATATCCTGACCAGATTTTCTATTCGTAGTGTACCTTGTTGCCATCAAGCTCCACACTACCAACCTCAATATCACCCCGATGGCAACAATTACAGTCCTGACCAAGGACAAAAACAAGTCAAAAGAACAACCCCTGTGGGTGATGCTAAGACACGGCCGGGTCGAAGTACCCGTTAGCGTTGGATTATCGATAGACCCGAAGAAGCTCAGGAACGGTGTGGTGGTGGGGAGTGAAGCGACACACGTTAACAAGCTGGTTGGGGACATCAAGCGGGACTTACAACAAGCGTATGACCTCCTGGTGGAGGAAGCCGTTATCCCCATCACCCGCGAAATGATTCGGGCCAAATACGAACTGGTGAAGTCCACCCGGTTGGCCCAGGAAGCCAAGCTTCGGTTCATGTCCCAGGTGGAGCTTTCGGAAAAAAGAGAGAAGGCCAAGGTAGCCGTGCTTAGTGTCGAAGACCTGCAACTTCAATTGGAGGAAGATGAACGCAAGCTGGAAGAGAAGCGGAACCGGCTACTTCAAATCAAAGGACAAGCTCATGACGCCTTTCTGGGTTTGCTGGATACCCAGGACTACGGCAAAGGCTTTGACGTTGTGAAGGAAGCCACCCGGCAAGCCTTGCAGGATAACAAGAAGTACGACCTGGATTACTCGCAAGCTACTGCCGTGTTCGATGGAGACGAAACCCAAGCTAAGGAATTCCATGAGCAAGTCCAGGCTGACCAGAAAGACCTATTTGTTGTCTACGTCCAGAAGTTTCTACAAGAGCAAAAGCAAGACCACGCCCAGGCTACGGTATACACCTACCAGTCCGTCATCCGGGCAGTGAACGACTACAACCCTGGGTTGAGGATTCAAGATGTATCCAGAGTCGTTTTGTACGATTTTCAGGACCATCTTATCCGCAAGGGTTCCCTGAACTCTACCATTGAGAAGATAATGTCGCAGGTGAAGGGAATCATGAACTACTTCCAGTTCGATTTGAACCTGAGTCTAAGCTACAAGCAGTACAAGTTCAAGCTGCCAAAATTGGAAAACGACATCTTATACTTCTCCTTGAAGCAGCTTGAAGAGTTCGTGGCCTTCACACCTGCATATAGGGTTCCAAAAAGGTATAAGAATGCTGGTCAGCCAGCCTGGGAGCGCATGAAGGACCAGATGATTTTCATGTGTGCCACTGGGTTACGGTTCAGCGATATTTACGGAGACTTCCGTGAATACCTGCGGACCCACCGTGACGGTTCCCAGACCTTGGAGCTATATCCGCAGAAGACGCATAAGAAGGAAGTAAAGGTGATTATCCAGGTGACCCCGATGGTTCGCGCTATCTTGGACCGGCACAACTGGAAGTTCGCAGTCGTCAAGGACTGGTACTTCCGACAACTCCTGCGGGACTTCTGTTCGATGCTACCGTCCTGCCAAGAGGAAGTCACCCTGTACGAATACGCCGGGACCACCAAGCGGGCAGTGCTGAACGAAGATGGTAAGAAGCCCAAGTTCTGGGAGTTGTTGGGAACCCATACTGGACGCCGTACCTGGATAAACTTCGCTTTCCAAAGTGGGTGGGCGCTGCCTCAGATTATGGGTCAGAGCGGCCATACGGATATGAAAACGCTCAGTATCTACGCATCAAAAGCAAGTGTCGAACACGGTGTCCGGCCTCTGAACTTCTTCAATCAGGAGTTGTAACTACCGACATCGAACAAACTGACCTCCTCTATATTCAATTGGAATCAATGGAAACCCCAACCTTATTCGAACGATTATTCGCTACACACGAACAGTATTATGCTGATTTGGAGAAGAATATCCATGCAGTAGAAAAAATTCCATCCTTCTTCACGGTACAAGTTACTGCTGCCATAGCCCGAAAGATTAAAGCGGAATATGATGCAATGGCACTTTATTATCGTGAGTCAGCTATCCCCAACGCTCAAAAAATGGTTGATGAGCTTATAGATGGCTACAATAAATCACAGCAAAAAAAGGACTACGCAGCAACATTTGGTAAAAGATACATATTTGAAGATTCCTTCCATGCTATCACCAGAGAAGTTTTGATGTCGGGTTATATTGCTATCAGCCACAAGCTTGAAATGCTCATTGAGTACACCAAAAACCATTCGACCGGTAAGCCATATGCTACTATGCAAGAGCCTGTGGGTTACCACATCGTTGATTACCTCGAACATTTGAATGCCGATTTCGGGCTTCCTATTGATAGATTAATGGAGTTGGACCATAACGTTCAACCCAAGAAAGGAATATGGAATTATAATCACCTGAGGACTATCATTACACCCAGGATTTATAAAATTCGAATGACTGCCAATCGGATTAAGCATCAAGGCGGTTATCCGAAGCACGCCAATGACCCTATTTTTGATTTCTACCCGAACTTCAGCAAATACCCAAACTTCGGTACCGACATCAAGAAGAAAACAACGTTTCGGATTCCGTTAACTGAGGAAGAATTACTATTGGACCTGGACTATGCTGGAAAGTACATAACCCAGATTCTTGGCATATTTTCTGAAGTCAATATGTACAGCATAATTATGAGTATGATTTGGGTTCCTGCACAGAAAGACGAAATTCAAGCCAGATATACAATTTTGACCCACTACTTACCTTCCTTGAAAGCTTCGATAAAGAACAAGGTTAAACAAGTAAAGGATGTCTGGTTGGATAAAGACCTTGAACCGTCGCAACGGATACCCAAGCCAACCAAATTCATCTTTGATGAGAGTAACCTATAGCCCCTGGGCTAGTTTACGGGTACTGAACGGAGCCGGACCAGAGAGTGTGTAGCGTTTAAAACGCGTTTAAGGAACACAGTTTCGCGTTGCGCGTTCATTTCGACGTTTTAGCTCAGTACAGTTCAACGATTGTTCATACTCTTATTATCTATATCTATCATCCATACCGTTCTGTAGTACCCTCTCATCATCCACCTCTATCTTTATCGTTCTCCTATTATGACCACACACTTGCCAATACCATCTATTCAAAACACTAATTATCAATGTTTTACATACGCAATGATTGTGATAAAAGTGTAAGAGAGAAGGGCGTATCCGGTAAGAAGGTAGTACTGCAGACGAAAATTGACTTTCGCCGTGGTACCAAGTGCGTGTATGTTTGGTTAGAACCCAAACCACCCCTGCATGAACACTGGCCTTGAACTCTGGAAAACCATCACCGACTATCCCAACTACGACATCAGTAATCTGGTTCAGGGCCTTCACAATGGCTTTGGCCGTTATCTCTCCCCTACTCTGATTCCTTTGGGGTTCCGAATTGTGGCGGTCTACAACCGGGAGGCCGGGACCCAATGTCGGTTCCGGGTTGCCACCTACTGGGTTCCCAACCTGGACGGAATTAAACGTTGGATACACCGCAACGGGGATAAAGAGGATAACCGGGCCGAGAACATCCAGTGGGTGAAAGTCAAATTAGTGTTGCGTACCCGGAAGGCAATATGCTGGGTTATGGCGAAGCGGAAGAACTGTTCCTCTGCGTATAAGAGAGTAACGTGGAGTAATAAGAAGCCCAAGCGTGTGTCCCACATACGAGCCGATGACCACCTTTACTACCTAGGTAACTACTACTCCGAAGAGCAAGCTCACCAAGCGTACCTGGACGCCAAAGCGGTTCACCATGTCGCCGTGTAGGTGACCTACTAAAAGTAAATATTGAATTATTCCGGATTTCGCAGAATCCAGGAATATTTACCCATAGACACTCAACGAAGTGTCCGGGGCTGCCAGCGTTTTGGGTAATGGACACTGGCAGCGTTCCACCCCGTTCGACATTACCCACCGGTTGTGGAACGCCGGTAGTACTAATTGAATCATTACCCAGTGCCTCAGTGCCCAAAGAATTTACCTTCAATACAAGGCAGCTATTCGTACCCGCAAACATTAGCAACCTTTCAGCTTTCCTAACCTCACAGGGTTGGACCCAGCGTCAGATTGACGACCATCAAGATAAAATAGCTTACACCCTGAACCGTATCCTCACGGCACCCCTGTACAACAAACGGATTGGGGCCGGTGATTACGTTGCCATCAACCATGACGTACTCGCAAACGTGATTGGGAACCGATACGTGAAGTTCGTCTTGGACACTCTTCTTTCCGCAGGGGCCATCGAATGCGACAACATGTACAGCAAGAAAAGCGGGAAGTCCTACGGGTACCGCATCACCGAACAAGTGGATAGCAAACCAGTCGGCTTGTTGATATTCAAGCAGGAAACCTTCGGCCGCAAGCTTGCCGCATGGACGGAGAAAATGGAAGTTGAACTTCGGAAGGACCGGTTCCTAAATCGTATCCACAAGGACATGAAAAACCTACGCATCCACCACCGGGAAGCACGCAGGCACAACGAAACCGTCTACGAAGCCACCCAGGACTTCATCGTGAACAACTGTGCCACACTGGACACCACTAAGGTCAAGCATAGAGCCTATACGGGCCTCCTGGACGAAGCAATGGCTATCAGCGAACTGATTCATCTGCCGAGCTTCAAGAAGCTCACCAAGGTCCTCAAACATGGTCAAAAGGAAGACCCGACACTGACTGTTTACAAGACCATGATGCGTACCATCTTGAAGTCGTATTCTAAAAACCTGATAGCAATTGATAAGCTTCACACGCTGAACATCAAGGTTCCCATCCGGCCGGACAAACTATCAAGGGTATACACCATCCTAACTAACCTGAGCAGCCAGCTACGACCGTTCCTCTACCATGTCAAGCATCCGGAAGAAACCCTGGTCAACCTGGACATAGCGAACTCCCAGCCCTTCCTTCTGTCTTTGCTCTTGGTCAAGCGTTACGACTCACACGACCTGCCCGGAGACGTTAAGCACTACATTGAACTAACATCCAGCGGCAAGTTCTACGAATTCGTAGCCCAGGCTAACAACGTCCACATGCGTACCAAACGGGAACGCCGGGACTTCAAAACCAAGTTCTTCGCTTCCATCTTCTTTTGTAAAAACAAGCATACCGAATCCAGTAAAATCGGCAAGTGGTTTCGGGACACCTTCCCGAAAGTCTACCAGTTGATTTACGACTACAAGCTTACCGACCACGCAGAACTTGCCGTAGCAATGCAGAAGGAAGAAGCCCGTATCATCCTGGATACTGTCGTAGCCAGACTGCAACCCTACAAGATATGGGCAGCAAGCATCCATGATAGTATCATTTGCTTAGAGTCGGACGCGACTCTGGTTCACGCTATCATGACGAATGCATTTCAAGCCAGCTACGGCTTGAATCCGACTATCACCCCGGAACCGTTGAAACCCAAATAGCGCATTGAATCGCTATTGAATGAAGTGTGATTTTGATTAGACATTTCGCTGGTGAATGGAAAGAAGACACATCCTAAATACAGGAAGATTAATCCCAATTGAATGAAGTCGAACCCCAGCCCGAAACGGCCGGGGTTTTCTTTTTCTCCTGGGTTCCGCACGACTGCCGCAGGACATAATATCGGAACCACTACCAGTATCGTCCACCACACCAGCGTCCGTTCGGATTTCTTCCCTGGGGGAAGTACGTCACCAGCATCACCATCATAACCCGCGCAACCATTACCAGCATCAATAAGAGCGAAGAACCCACCCTAGAAGCCCAACCATAGTGGGTTCGATATTTTCAGTCCCAACGTGATAGTGACATGTCACCAACTTCACCCAATACAATACTTCCATCACTCTGAAGCTCGAATTGTACGTCCACAGTATAGCTTAAATGGGTAGTGACTTGCTTCAGGGTATCCGCTATAAGGGTGTTGTTCGCTAAATCCGATGGGAAGGTTAATACATAAGCCTGCCCTGAATGCTTACAAGAACCCATAATGTCTACAATTACGGCAACCCTCCCATTCGAGAAAGTATACACCCCGTGACTCACAATTGAAAAGGTTCCAAATGTCAAGTACACCGATTCACTCTTATAGGTAAATACTTCGCCGTGTGCTCTATTGAATTCAATTATCTTGTCGGTCTTGCTATAGATGCGGTCACCAATCCTACTGAGTACCTCCCCTGTGTTTATGTTGCTTACAAGCCATTCGTGGGTAATATGCTGAATAGGGCTATAATTGGCTGTTATGAACTTATGCATGTTACTGTAATAAGTAATCGCAGTCGGTGACACGGCCCTTGCTTCCTCCTTCAACTCCGGATGAAGACCGGCCTTACCGTCTCCAAACGCTGAAGCATCATTGCTGATTAAGTGGTATGTGTAGAGAAGGCTACGGGTGTTTTTGCTAGCATCCTCAAGTATAGTGTGCCATAGGATGGCGTCCCGGAATTGCTGCCCAGCACTATCGAACGGTTTCTTCCGATTAATGGCCTTGTGTACCAACGTGGGTAACAAATCGTTGGGTAAGGGCAAAAAAGTGAGGTGGTCTAGGCATGACGGACAGAAGAAGGACGTATATTTCTTCTGCTATGGCAACCAAAACCAACGGGGCGTCGCCCGACAAACGACGCAAATACGACGAGGCGTTCAAGGCCTAGGCGTTGCGCTTGGCTGGCGAGAGCCGCAGCACGCAGGCCGCGGCGCGGCAATTGGGCATTAGCCCCAAGCTGCTTTACCGCTGGCAGCAGGCCCAGCTCGTGGCCGAGGTGGGCAGTGAAGAAGTGGCGCGTGCCCCGGAGGTGCGCGCCCTGCGGGCCCAGCTCAAGCAGGCTAAGCAGGAGCTGGATATTTAAAAAAGCCTTTGTCATCTTCGCCCAGCCGACCCGGTGAGCACTTACCAGCACATCGCCCAGCGGCCCAGGCAGGTGCGTGTGCGCCAGCTCTGCCAAGTGCTGCGCGTGGCCCCATCCACGTACTATGCCTGGCAACGCCAGCGACAACAGTTGGTGGTTGAACCGGTGCTCGCGCAAAATCGTCGACTGGGATGTGCGCGACACCATGCCGCAGTACCTAGTCAGCGAGGCCCTGCACCGGGCGCTTGTGGTGCGCCGCCCACCCTTGGGGTTCACGGGCACTTCGACTTAAGTGACGCCGAGGCGTCACCTTGGGCAGCCAGTACACAGCCACCCGCTTCAAGTGCCTACTGACCCATCAGGGTGAACTGCAAAGCATGAGCCGGAGGGGTAACAGCTATGATAACGCCCACGCCGAATCGTTTTGGAGCCGCTTCAAAGCCGAGCTGCTCGACGGCGGCTACTTCCCCGGCCTGGCCGAAGCCAAGCTTGAAAAACTACTATGTGAAAGCAGCTCTTGTCTCCGGCTCTAAGCCAGTCTTTCAGGAAATTTATATGTACTTGAAGGCCTATTAACCCTCCTTTTCTGTACTTAAACCTGCTTTAAGCGTACTAATTAAGCCTATTTATGTACCTACAAACTCTATCGTTAATGGCCGTAACATTATTGCAAACAGCATTATGAACACCGCACAGGTGAACGGGTACTATAAATGAGGCCATACAGACTTTTTCTCCCTCCTCCCCCCCCTGTATCCCCCTATGGTTCAAAATCACCCTCCCCCCCCCTTTATTCATGGGACTGCGTTTGAAAAATTTCTGGCTTAGTCAATTCTGGCAACTTGGCTAAAGTCATATTATACTTATTTATATGCATTTATACTTATTTAAAATCCTTCGATTTAAGTCGTAGTTCTATCCAATGCGCATAGGTTAGTGAATTCCTGAATGCAGCTTAGACACAACCCACCGTCAGCTACGATACGATTGAAGATGGACAATACTGTCATCATATTAGCATTATAGAGTTGTTAAGTTTTAAAGCAAGTCGATACAACCCTGTATCAATCAATGGCTTTAAAACATATTAGGCAACAAATAAAGCACTGCAATAACCTTATGAGTGCTAACTAAAAGCAGAAAACACTAACAACCTATTGAATAAGCACAATACTATGGACAACAATTTGTTGCCTATATTTCCCTGTGCTATAGACAACAATTCGTTACCTAGGTCTCTATGCCATAGACAACAATTCATTAACTGTATTACTGCATTCAATACCTATTTTTATTGGCAATTATATAAAAAGGGTTGTACGATAAAGAATAATATAAACTTTTTAATAAAATAGGCATAGCGAAGGTATAATAACTATTTTTTTCCTGTTATGAGGCAACAATTATTTATTAGCCACACTGGCCTTAAATGCACATTTATCAAAAATACAATATAAAAAAAGCAGCTGCGCCTTAAATAGTTATTATAACAGACAACAATTCAAGCACTTGCTATTTGGTTTTATGACGCTTTATCTTTGTGCCATAAATTTTCGAAGGCGTTCATTTAACACACATTCCGCGCATTTAAATTTTAAAACCTATGGCACTGCAAATGAAACAAGGGAATATGCACGAATTCTGTGAAATACTAAAGTTACATTTAAAAAGAAGAAAAACAATTAGAATTGGCTCCATTCAGGGCAGCCTATTAGTGGCATCCTTACCTTACCAAAAGAATTCATTTCAAGAATTACTCAATGAAGATGAATTCAACTTAGTTGCCCAGTTAATTACCATGAACGGAGGAATACTTCGCAAACAAATAATGCACAATGACAATAGGCCATTTTATGTCGACCTTAAATAAATAAGATGGATGTTTTAAATAAAATTATATCTGAATTATAAAAGAATTATGCAGCGCAAATCTTCTGGCCTCAAATACATGAAAAGTCATTTTACAGAAATACACTTTCACTCAATTATAAACTTGAGTTAATGAAGATTTCAAGTCTTCATGGCTCATGGCAGGTAGCTAAGTAAAGTAGCCCGGAGCCATGAAGAGTTTAAGCACATGTACTAAAGAAGCATATGTAGTTATAAGTGTCAATCAATAATACTATCAAGTAGCACAACTGCTGGGCACAGTAAAAAGGAATTTATTTCTTGAGCAAATGTACAATTTGGCTACTGCCTGCTTTAGCGATTTCTTCTGTAAGCGTTTAGTAAAGTTTTCCTTCTAAAGGTCAAAAAAGTCTGTCCGCTCTTAATTCTGACAGACTAAAGTCTTGATTTAATGGCTTTGCAGAGACTGAGAAAGCAAGATTTCGCTTTCTATTAATACTATATGGTATTATAAAAAAACTCTTCGTCTCGAACCAATATTGCAATATGGGTTGAAGACAATACTTTGTTCGGCTAGGCTCACCAGAACAGTTTTTCACTAAGCTTTTAGATAAAGTTTAAGGATTTTATGGCGATAAGGTAACACTCTCGTCTTCCACTCCTTGCCGTACAAACTTACATCCACATGTCATTTAAAATGAAAGAACTTCAAGAAGCTTACATTCATTTACCCAGCCATAACGCCACTAAACATGACTTACATATGTCTAAGCATGAAGCGGAACGTGCTCGCACATACTTCAAAGCATTAGTCAACAAGCATTATATCCGGGTGAAAAGGCCTAAACCAGGAATGGATGGCGGAGCAGCACAATATTTCTCAAACACTATCTACGTTCCAATTATAAGAAACAAGGGCGACTTCTATTTGTGTCTTCACGAAATTGGGCATATGCAGCAACCGCCTACTATTATAGAGAAAATGGACCCGGATTTTATTGATGAAGCTATTATCATAGACGAATACAAAGCGGATTTGTATGC contains:
- a CDS encoding phage integrase SAM-like domain-containing protein → MYLVAIKLHTTNLNITPMATITVLTKDKNKSKEQPLWVMLRHGRVEVPVSVGLSIDPKKLRNGVVVGSEATHVNKLVGDIKRDLQQAYDLLVEEAVIPITREMIRAKYELVKSTRLAQEAKLRFMSQVELSEKREKAKVAVLSVEDLQLQLEEDERKLEEKRNRLLQIKGQAHDAFLGLLDTQDYGKGFDVVKEATRQALQDNKKYDLDYSQATAVFDGDETQAKEFHEQVQADQKDLFVVYVQKFLQEQKQDHAQATVYTYQSVIRAVNDYNPGLRIQDVSRVVLYDFQDHLIRKGSLNSTIEKIMSQVKGIMNYFQFDLNLSLSYKQYKFKLPKLENDILYFSLKQLEEFVAFTPAYRVPKRYKNAGQPAWERMKDQMIFMCATGLRFSDIYGDFREYLRTHRDGSQTLELYPQKTHKKEVKVIIQVTPMVRAILDRHNWKFAVVKDWYFRQLLRDFCSMLPSCQEEVTLYEYAGTTKRAVLNEDGKKPKFWELLGTHTGRRTWINFAFQSGWALPQIMGQSGHTDMKTLSIYASKASVEHGVRPLNFFNQEL
- a CDS encoding PIN domain-containing protein, producing the protein MPLPNDLLPTLVHKAINRKKPFDSAGQQFRDAILWHTILEDASKNTRSLLYTYHLISNDASAFGDGKAGLHPELKEEARAVSPTAITYYSNMHKFITANYSPIQHITHEWLVSNINTGEVLSRIGDRIYSKTDKIIEFNRAHGEVFTYKSESVYLTFGTFSIVSHGVYTFSNGRVAVIVDIMGSCKHSGQAYVLTFPSDLANNTLIADTLKQVTTHLSYTVDVQFELQSDGSIVLGEVGDMSLSRWD
- a CDS encoding transposase; its protein translation is MAGESRSTQAAARQLGISPKLLYRWQQAQLVAEVGSEEVARAPEVRALRAQLKQAKQELDI
- a CDS encoding integrase core domain-containing protein, which gives rise to MSRRGNSYDNAHAESFWSRFKAELLDGGYFPGLAEAKLEKLLCESSSCLRL